In Osmia lignaria lignaria isolate PbOS001 chromosome 5, iyOsmLign1, whole genome shotgun sequence, a single genomic region encodes these proteins:
- the scat gene encoding VPS54 subunit of GARP complex scat isoform X1: MAKIIKESESFSSILICEYCANLTFKQIEDFVRHLRDQHCSREGGSFVCLYGYNGVCTSLPVEGVSDKDYVAHATKHAIMQQQRKRNGHLLEPSSSWTVYSAAQNLPAVLNDPFKGKQSNFLTRTWGDSFVEKVDIPKSPYLPEITLQHFESYLKKIARRYRKHFRMNSSVNAPTTPNELLQTFPNLRKVKSLDRVQFDLSSIPKIFLTPNLDLSQKDNFYAVFPFAKSGLLNEDSNIVMHVKQMQEKLSHYLDVVEVRIAEQVASKSQAFFHAMTSHDALMEQLTQTITVLKALRKNIHQVDKHLVNDSLEILRLERARSNRLLVQKKLKLMATVHQSQPMIQLLLSTPDYVAALDLIATTQEILLQELNGVHSFRHLSSQLTEMEKLVDKMLSTEFQRYATADLNRPLGGENTVLDGDKLVSIISGLLRQKQFQFVDTYKEEAVTTVRAVTKQRVIEALAASDCCSDQQAAALEVGGLSLAERLTLLHNAIQSLTFLLIRIKAVHSVMQDTVDLAAGRVCDGSFDDAIPDRLLTPAEHSRVTTKLNDMIISICDYCHERMGNLLSAGTNDKEKSQNEKDKGNNENQNNKVEEKESQNWNDKSSWLSKRATTNQVCQLANLVEEFTETCEKLCGKQCTGLRSAFKAQASKFIQRFHIELKTKLTLLLESERWKRADVPEEFQSLVTYVYENKCFPLTLLKVEDRVKKGGIQTFIVVGDEKYAVVGTALMLIQMIQEYCRTGSELIALSGTIGRHLAELLRHYNSRCCQLVLGAEAMQVAGLKSITSTILVLAARSLKLILWFMPFVKSHFQNLAEQNPSRGYGASSISGGVALLDSVERDIHAHIKEIESKILTIVDNLLGGQISKWTARPPVPSKSFRKISSYLIKLHEAVSGILPPVEVQTLYRTVNTSFKEKLREQLVKMNIVNNGGPQHGVVTSELTFYLEALRKLKVLPTNELDDNWMSDIWTR; this comes from the exons ATGgcgaaaattataaaagaatccGAATCGTTTTCTTCGATTCTAATTTGCGAATATTGCGCTAACCTTACGTTCAAGCAAATTGAAGATTTTGTAAG ACATTTAAGGGATCAGCATTGCTCTAGAGAAGGAGGTTCATTCGTCTGTCTATATGGTTATAATGGAGTGTGTACCAGTCTTCCTGTGGAGGGTGTCTCAGACAAAGATTATGTAGCACATGCTACTAAACACGCAATAATGCAACAACAGCGTAAAAGGAATGGGCATTTATTAGAACCTTCATCCTCATGGACTGTTTATTCAGCAGCTCAAAATTTACCAGCTGTTCTAAATGATCCATTTAAAGGAAAACAAAGTAACTTTTTAACTCGTACTTGGGGAGATAGTTTTGTAGAAAAAGTTGATATACCTAAAAGTCCATACCTTCCTGAAATCACATTACAACATTTTGAATCGTATTTAAAAAAGATTGCAAGG AGATATCGAAAACATTTTCGTATGAATTCAAGCGTTAACGCGCCGACTACACCTAACGAACTGCTACAGACTTTTCCAAATTTAAGAAAAGTTAAATCTTTAG ATCGAGTGCAGTTTGATTTATCAAGTAttccaaaaatttttttaacgCCTAATCTAGATCTTTCGCagaaagataatttttacgCCGTATTTCCATTTGCGAAAAGCGGATTGTTAAACGAAGATTCTAATATTGTTATGCATGTAAAACAGATGCAAGAAAAG tTAAGTCATTATTTAGATGTTGTGGAAGTTAGAATAGCGGAACAAGTCGCTTCCAAGTCTCAGGCATTTTTTCATGCTATGACATCTCATGATGCTCTAATGGAACAACTTACGCAAACGATTACAGTTTTAAAAGCTCTTAGGAAAAATATTCATCAAGTTGATAAACATCTAGTCAACGATTCTTTAGAAATTTTACG TTTGGAACGAGCAAGATCCAATCGTTTACTGGTTCAAAAAAAATTAAAGCTAATGGCTACTGTGCATCAAAGTCAGCCAATGATACAGTTATTGTTATCTACACCAGACTATGTCGCGGCATTAGATCTCATTGCTACAACACAAGAAATACTTTTACAAGAATTGAATGGGGTGCATAGTTTTAG GCATTTGAGTTCTCAGTTAACCGAAATGGAGAAACTCGTAGATAAAATGTTATCTACCGAATTCCAAAGATACGCGACCGCAGATTTAAATAGACCTTTAGGAGGAGAAAATACTGTCCTGGATGGT GATAAACTTGTTTCCATCATTTCTGGTCTCCTACgacaaaaacaatttcaatttgtgGATACGTATAAAGAAGAAGCCGTGACAACAGTACGAGCTGTAACTAAGCAACGAGTGATAGAAGCTTTAGCAGCAAGCGATTGTTGCAGCGATCAACAAGCTGCGGCCTTAGAAGTTGGTGGACTTTCGCTCGCGGAAAGATTAACGTTACTTCATAATGCTATACAATCCTTAACGTTCCTTCTCATCCGAATTAAG GCTGTTCATAGTGTAATGCAAGATACAGTAGATCTTGCTGCTGGTCGAGTATGCGACGGCTCGTTCGATGACGCTATACCTGATCGTTTATTAACTCCGGCAGAACATTCGCGAGTAACGACCAAACTCAATGACATGATAATTTCCATTTGTGATTATTGTCACGAGCGAATGGGAAATCTGCTTTCCGCAGGTACAAATGACAAAGAGAAAtcacaaaacgagaaagataaaggaaataatgaaaatcaaaataataaagtaGAAGAGAAGGAAAGTCAAAATTGGAATGATAAATCTTCTTGGTTAAGTAAGAGGGCGACAACAAATCAAGTATGTCAGTTAGCCAATTTGGTAGAAGAATTTACTGAAACTTGTGAGAAACTTTGTGGAAAACAATGTACGGGATTACGATCCGCGTTTAAg GCTCAAGCTAGTAAGTTTATTCAAAGATTTCACATCGAACTTAAAACAAAGCTCACTCTTTTATTGGAATCCGAAAGATGGAAACGAGCTGATGTGCCAGAAGAATTTCAATCGTTGGTAACATACGTGTacgaaaataaatgttttccgCTAACTTTATTGAAAGTAGAGGACAGAGTGAAAAAAGGTGGTATTCAAACCTTCATTGTAGTAGGGGACGAGAAATATGCTGTTGTAGGTACAGCTTTAATGCTTATTCAAATGATTCAGGAATATTGCAG AACTGGCAGTGAATTGATTGCTTTGTCCGGAACAATCGGAAGGCATTTAGCCGAATTATTACGGCATTATAATTCTCGTTGTTGTCAACTTGTTCTCGGGGCAGAAGCAATGCAAGTTGCTGGTTTAAAGAGCATTACTAGTACGATACTTGTGTTAGCAGCGCGTAGTTTAAAATTGATTCTGTGGTTTATGCCTTTCGTAAAGTCGCATTTTCAGA ATCTTGCGGAGCAAAATCCTAGTCGCGGATATGGTGCATCTAGTATAAGTGGTGGTGTTGCTTTGTTGGATAGCGTCGAAAGAGATATTCATGCTCACATAAAGGAAATTGAGAGTAAGATTCTTACTATCGTTGACAATCTATTGGGTGGTCAAATATCAAAATGGACAGCTAGGCCACCGGTACCATCGAAATCGTTTAGAAAGATTTCTAG ttatttaataaaacttcACGAAGCAGTTTCTGGAATTCTCCCACCCGTTGAAGTACAAACTCTGTATCGTACAGTAAACACATCTTTCAAAGAAAAACTTAGAGAGCAATTAGTCAAAATGAATATAGTAAATAATGGCGGGCCACAACACGGTGTTGTTACATCTGAACTTACATTTTATCTTGAAGCATTACGAAAATTGAAAGTGTTACCGACTAACGAGTTGGATGATAATTGGATGAGTGACATATGGACCAGATAA
- the scat gene encoding VPS54 subunit of GARP complex scat isoform X2: MQQQRKRNGHLLEPSSSWTVYSAAQNLPAVLNDPFKGKQSNFLTRTWGDSFVEKVDIPKSPYLPEITLQHFESYLKKIARRYRKHFRMNSSVNAPTTPNELLQTFPNLRKVKSLDRVQFDLSSIPKIFLTPNLDLSQKDNFYAVFPFAKSGLLNEDSNIVMHVKQMQEKLSHYLDVVEVRIAEQVASKSQAFFHAMTSHDALMEQLTQTITVLKALRKNIHQVDKHLVNDSLEILRLERARSNRLLVQKKLKLMATVHQSQPMIQLLLSTPDYVAALDLIATTQEILLQELNGVHSFRHLSSQLTEMEKLVDKMLSTEFQRYATADLNRPLGGENTVLDGDKLVSIISGLLRQKQFQFVDTYKEEAVTTVRAVTKQRVIEALAASDCCSDQQAAALEVGGLSLAERLTLLHNAIQSLTFLLIRIKAVHSVMQDTVDLAAGRVCDGSFDDAIPDRLLTPAEHSRVTTKLNDMIISICDYCHERMGNLLSAGTNDKEKSQNEKDKGNNENQNNKVEEKESQNWNDKSSWLSKRATTNQVCQLANLVEEFTETCEKLCGKQCTGLRSAFKAQASKFIQRFHIELKTKLTLLLESERWKRADVPEEFQSLVTYVYENKCFPLTLLKVEDRVKKGGIQTFIVVGDEKYAVVGTALMLIQMIQEYCRTGSELIALSGTIGRHLAELLRHYNSRCCQLVLGAEAMQVAGLKSITSTILVLAARSLKLILWFMPFVKSHFQNLAEQNPSRGYGASSISGGVALLDSVERDIHAHIKEIESKILTIVDNLLGGQISKWTARPPVPSKSFRKISSYLIKLHEAVSGILPPVEVQTLYRTVNTSFKEKLREQLVKMNIVNNGGPQHGVVTSELTFYLEALRKLKVLPTNELDDNWMSDIWTR, translated from the exons ATGCAACAACAGCGTAAAAGGAATGGGCATTTATTAGAACCTTCATCCTCATGGACTGTTTATTCAGCAGCTCAAAATTTACCAGCTGTTCTAAATGATCCATTTAAAGGAAAACAAAGTAACTTTTTAACTCGTACTTGGGGAGATAGTTTTGTAGAAAAAGTTGATATACCTAAAAGTCCATACCTTCCTGAAATCACATTACAACATTTTGAATCGTATTTAAAAAAGATTGCAAGG AGATATCGAAAACATTTTCGTATGAATTCAAGCGTTAACGCGCCGACTACACCTAACGAACTGCTACAGACTTTTCCAAATTTAAGAAAAGTTAAATCTTTAG ATCGAGTGCAGTTTGATTTATCAAGTAttccaaaaatttttttaacgCCTAATCTAGATCTTTCGCagaaagataatttttacgCCGTATTTCCATTTGCGAAAAGCGGATTGTTAAACGAAGATTCTAATATTGTTATGCATGTAAAACAGATGCAAGAAAAG tTAAGTCATTATTTAGATGTTGTGGAAGTTAGAATAGCGGAACAAGTCGCTTCCAAGTCTCAGGCATTTTTTCATGCTATGACATCTCATGATGCTCTAATGGAACAACTTACGCAAACGATTACAGTTTTAAAAGCTCTTAGGAAAAATATTCATCAAGTTGATAAACATCTAGTCAACGATTCTTTAGAAATTTTACG TTTGGAACGAGCAAGATCCAATCGTTTACTGGTTCAAAAAAAATTAAAGCTAATGGCTACTGTGCATCAAAGTCAGCCAATGATACAGTTATTGTTATCTACACCAGACTATGTCGCGGCATTAGATCTCATTGCTACAACACAAGAAATACTTTTACAAGAATTGAATGGGGTGCATAGTTTTAG GCATTTGAGTTCTCAGTTAACCGAAATGGAGAAACTCGTAGATAAAATGTTATCTACCGAATTCCAAAGATACGCGACCGCAGATTTAAATAGACCTTTAGGAGGAGAAAATACTGTCCTGGATGGT GATAAACTTGTTTCCATCATTTCTGGTCTCCTACgacaaaaacaatttcaatttgtgGATACGTATAAAGAAGAAGCCGTGACAACAGTACGAGCTGTAACTAAGCAACGAGTGATAGAAGCTTTAGCAGCAAGCGATTGTTGCAGCGATCAACAAGCTGCGGCCTTAGAAGTTGGTGGACTTTCGCTCGCGGAAAGATTAACGTTACTTCATAATGCTATACAATCCTTAACGTTCCTTCTCATCCGAATTAAG GCTGTTCATAGTGTAATGCAAGATACAGTAGATCTTGCTGCTGGTCGAGTATGCGACGGCTCGTTCGATGACGCTATACCTGATCGTTTATTAACTCCGGCAGAACATTCGCGAGTAACGACCAAACTCAATGACATGATAATTTCCATTTGTGATTATTGTCACGAGCGAATGGGAAATCTGCTTTCCGCAGGTACAAATGACAAAGAGAAAtcacaaaacgagaaagataaaggaaataatgaaaatcaaaataataaagtaGAAGAGAAGGAAAGTCAAAATTGGAATGATAAATCTTCTTGGTTAAGTAAGAGGGCGACAACAAATCAAGTATGTCAGTTAGCCAATTTGGTAGAAGAATTTACTGAAACTTGTGAGAAACTTTGTGGAAAACAATGTACGGGATTACGATCCGCGTTTAAg GCTCAAGCTAGTAAGTTTATTCAAAGATTTCACATCGAACTTAAAACAAAGCTCACTCTTTTATTGGAATCCGAAAGATGGAAACGAGCTGATGTGCCAGAAGAATTTCAATCGTTGGTAACATACGTGTacgaaaataaatgttttccgCTAACTTTATTGAAAGTAGAGGACAGAGTGAAAAAAGGTGGTATTCAAACCTTCATTGTAGTAGGGGACGAGAAATATGCTGTTGTAGGTACAGCTTTAATGCTTATTCAAATGATTCAGGAATATTGCAG AACTGGCAGTGAATTGATTGCTTTGTCCGGAACAATCGGAAGGCATTTAGCCGAATTATTACGGCATTATAATTCTCGTTGTTGTCAACTTGTTCTCGGGGCAGAAGCAATGCAAGTTGCTGGTTTAAAGAGCATTACTAGTACGATACTTGTGTTAGCAGCGCGTAGTTTAAAATTGATTCTGTGGTTTATGCCTTTCGTAAAGTCGCATTTTCAGA ATCTTGCGGAGCAAAATCCTAGTCGCGGATATGGTGCATCTAGTATAAGTGGTGGTGTTGCTTTGTTGGATAGCGTCGAAAGAGATATTCATGCTCACATAAAGGAAATTGAGAGTAAGATTCTTACTATCGTTGACAATCTATTGGGTGGTCAAATATCAAAATGGACAGCTAGGCCACCGGTACCATCGAAATCGTTTAGAAAGATTTCTAG ttatttaataaaacttcACGAAGCAGTTTCTGGAATTCTCCCACCCGTTGAAGTACAAACTCTGTATCGTACAGTAAACACATCTTTCAAAGAAAAACTTAGAGAGCAATTAGTCAAAATGAATATAGTAAATAATGGCGGGCCACAACACGGTGTTGTTACATCTGAACTTACATTTTATCTTGAAGCATTACGAAAATTGAAAGTGTTACCGACTAACGAGTTGGATGATAATTGGATGAGTGACATATGGACCAGATAA